The Platichthys flesus chromosome 18, fPlaFle2.1, whole genome shotgun sequence genome includes a window with the following:
- the saysd1 gene encoding SAYSvFN domain-containing protein 1, with translation MEKKLADFRARRQAVKPEEKTQSAGSQVMGQTETTSTTTSSTPTAAATTTSTTTTTAAMEQKKTQSSRGAADSSHIQDRSDWLLDSALGRWLTTRHGIISNLTLLKVLLWLVLLGLFVELEFGLAFFILSLFYWLYEGLRSPAPREPGEMSAYSVFNPDCQPLLGSLTAEQLEGEMGYIHLANS, from the exons ATGGAGAAGAAGCTCGCTGATTTCAGGGCTCGACGTCAGGCTGTAAAACCCGAAGAGAAAACCCAGAGCGCTGGTTCTCAAGTCATGGGACAGACTGAAactactagtactactactagTAGTACtcctactgctgctgctactactACAagtaccactactactactgctgctaTGGagcagaaaaagacacaaagcagcagaggagcagctgacaGCTCCCACATCCAG GACCGAAGTGACTGGCTACTGGACAGCGCTCTGGGAAGATGGCTCACCACCAGACATGGGATCATCTCCAACCTCACTCTGCTGAAAGTGCTGCTGTGGCTGGTGCTGCTCGGCCTTTTCGTGGAGCTGGAGTTCGGCCTggccttcttcatcctctctctcttctactGGCTCTATGAAGGACTCCGAAGCCCAGCGCCCCGAGAGCCGGGGGAAATGAGCGCTTACTCCGTCTTCAACCCGGACTGTCAACCTCTGCTGGGCTCGCTCACTgcagagcagctggagggagAGATGGGCTACATACATCTGGCTAACAGTTAA
- the grcc10 gene encoding protein C10, with the protein MASAPAQQPTLTVEQTRVVLSEVIQAFSVPDNVARMEEARESACNDMGKMLQLVLPVATQIQQEVLKAYGFNNEGEGVLKFARLVKMYETQDPEIAAMSAKLKSLLLPPLSTPPIGGAIPAS; encoded by the exons aTGGCCTCAGCTCCAGCACAACAGCCGACCCTGACAGTTGAGCAGACCAGAG tGGTGCTGAGCGAGGTGATCCAGGCCTTCTCGGTGCCAGACAACGTTGCGCGGATGGAGGAGGCTCGGGAGAGCGCCTGCAACGACATGGGCAAGATGCTGCAGCTGGTTCTCCCCGTGGCCACTCAGATCCAACAGGAGGTTCTCAAAGCCTACGGCTTCAACAACGAAGGAGAAG GCGTCCTCAAATTTGCCCGACTGGTGAAGATGTACGAAACCCAGGACCCGGAAATAGCAGCCATGTCGGCTAAACTGaagtctctgctgctgccacctcTGTCGACACCACCTATAGGAGGCGCCATCCCAGCTTCATAG